The proteins below are encoded in one region of Fulvia fulva chromosome 9, complete sequence:
- a CDS encoding Tubulin-specific chaperone A — MPAPSQLAIATSSLNRLVKEEASYHKESQHQQERIAKLEASNKEDDENAEYTLGQERKALEETKAVMPQLKQKIEEAKSKLEAQLVSVQCCACCSCGL, encoded by the exons ATGCCAGCCCCATCCCAACTCGCAATCGCGACCTCATCGCTGAACAGACTGGTCAAGGAGGAAGCCAGCTACCACAAAGAGTCTCAACACCAACAAGAACGCATCGCCAAGCTCGAGGCAAGCAACAAAGAAGACGATGAGAATGCCGAGTACACACTGGGACAAGAG CGCAAAGCTCTCGAAGAGACAAAAGCCGTCATGCCCCAACTCAAGCAGAAGATTGAAGAAGCCAAGTCTAAGCTCGAGGCTCAGCTGGTGAGTGTACAGTGTTGTGCATGCTGTTCTTGTGGGTTGTAA
- a CDS encoding THO complex subunit mft1 has product MADQDIQQLTPLPEQAQEDALHATRLLAIEERPFQRVTNRLVGKNSILRPSLTYLPSPPPEGEEEFEFDAQKVQKFREDVLIDFANLESSIVRIQLILSSNERERERYAEEKAKILETAQAVRENTIELRGQLVQAQQVLEQRKGYDKEAAKILNDKNLKSRDETKADIEKLEKEIEDLQHESAQYEETWVTRREHFDNVVREGENMIKLIKGIKDEPEKDETMDDADDDAKADTSRMGTPAPEGRSPQPTDTGDRTPMVGGGGDVGDATPRPTNKFLEVDDATRSNSRIASPSMQATQSQDDVDMGDASLSISGEPQQPSKTSEGMDVAIDQVATPQGSTPAADIAMDGS; this is encoded by the exons ATGGCGGATCAGGACATTCAACAGCTCACACCACTGCCAGAGCAGGCGCAAGAAG ATGCGCTCCACGCGACTCGTCTACTAGCGATCGAGGAGAGACCTTTCCAGCGCGTCACCAACAGACTTGTTGGCAAGAACTCGATACTGCGGCCATCACTAACGTATCTCCCATCTCCACCACCCGAGGGCGAGGAGGAGTTCGAGTTCGATGCGCAAAAGGTGCAGAAGTTTCGCGAGGATGTCTTGATCGACTTTGCCAATCTCGAAAGCAGCATCGTGCGCATACAGCTGATTCTGTCATCGAACGAGCGCGAAAGAGAGCGGTATGCTGAGGAGAAAGCGAAAATCTTGGAGACAGCGCAGGCGGTGCGCGAAAACACCATCGAGCTTAGAGGGCAATTGGTGCAAGCGCAGCAAGTTTTGGAACAGCGAAAAGGCTACGACAAGGAAGCCGCCAAGATTCTGAACGACAAGAACCTGAAGAGCCGCGATGAGACCAAGGCAGATATCGAGAAGCTGGAGAAGGAGATCGAAGACCTGCAACACGAGAGCGCACAGTACGAGGAGACTTGGGTCACTAGGAGGGAGCATTTCGACAATGTTGTGCGCGAGGGCGAGAACATGATCAAGCTGATCAAAGGAATCAAGGACGAGCCGGAGAAGGATGAGACCATGGACGATGCAGACGATGACGCCAAAGCTGACACGAGCAGAATGGGCACTCCAGCACCCGAGGGACGGTCACCGCAGCCCACTGACACTGGCGACAGAACACCTATGGTCGGTGGAGGCGGTGACGTCGGAGATGCAACACCTCGTCCGACCAACAAGTTTCTCGAGGTGGACGATGCAACGCGCTCTAATAGTCGCATCGCCTCGCCTTCGATGCAGGCTACGCAGTCGCAGGATGATGTCGATATGGGTGATGCCAGCCTGAGCATTTCTGGAGAGCCACAGCAACCATCGAAGACGAGCGAGGGCATGGACGTAGCAATCGATCAGGTCGCTACACCCCAAGGCTCCACGCCTGCTGCGGACATTGCTATGGATGGATCATGA
- a CDS encoding 6-phosphogluconate dehydrogenase, decarboxylating 2, producing MSDPTITFSTPSRASSAPTPPQPASAASHRLHSLSQHITPRGTSPTMSSTEAVGDFGLIGLAVMGQNLILNAADHGFTVVAFNRTVAKVDRFLENEAKGKSIVGAQSIKEFVSKLKKPRRMMLLVMAGKPVDDFIETLLTEGGVEAGDIIIDGGNSHFPDTNRRTKYLAEKGIRFVGSGVSGGEEGARYGPSIMPGGNEEAWPYIKDVLQSISAKSDGEPCCQWVGDEGAGHYVKMVHNGIEYGDMQLICEAYDILKRGLGLKGKEIADVFAKWNKGVLDSFLIEITRDILYFNDDDGEPLVEKILDAAGQKGTGKWTAINALDMGQPVTLIGEAVFSRCLSSLKGERTRASERLSGPTPKFEGDKEQFLENLEQALYASKIISYAQGFMLMQAAAKEYGWKLNKPEIALMWRGGCIIRSVFLKDITNAYRQNPDLENLLFSDFFHNAIDKAQPGWRDVVSKGALWGVPTPAFSTALSFYDGFRTKDLPANLLQAQRDYFGAHTFRIKPEHASEKYPEGKDIHVNWTGRGGNVSASTYNA from the exons ATGTCCGACCCAACCATAACTTTCTCAACACCATCCCGAGCATCCTCTGCTCCAACACCACCACAACCAGCTTCTGCTGCGAGCCACCGACTACATTCTCTCTCACAACACATCACACCTCGCGGAACATCACCCACCATGTCTTCCACCGAGGCAGT CGGAGACTTCGGTCTCATCGGTCTGGCCGTCATGGGTCAGAACCTGATCCTCAACGCCGCCGACCACGGCTTCACCGTCGTTGCCTTCAACCGTACTGTCGCGAAGGTCGACCGATTCTTGGAGAACGAGGCCAAGGGCAAGAGCATTGTTGGCGCACAGAGCATCAAGGAGTTCGTCTCGAAGCTCAAGAAGCCACGCCGTATGATGCTGCTCGTCATGGCAGGCAAGCCAGTCGACGACTTCATCGAGACCCTCCTCACCGAGGGCGGTGTTGAGGCCGGCGACATCATCATTGACGGTGGTAATTCCCACTTCCCAGACACCAACCGCCGCACCAAGTACCTCGCTGAGAAGGGCATTCGATTCGTTGGATCCGGTGTCTCTGGTGGCGAGGAGGGTGCCCGATACGGCCCATCTATCATGCCAGGTGGTAACGAGGAGGCATGGCCATACATCAAGGACGTCCTCCAGAGCATCTCTGCCAAGTCTGACGGCGAGCCATGCTGTCAATGGGTTGGTGACGAGGGCGCTGGTCACTACGTCAAGATGGTGCACAACGGTATTGAGTACGGTGACATGCAGCTGATCTGCGAG GCCTACGACATCCTCAAGCGCGGTCTCGGCCTCAAGGGCAAGGAGATTGCCGATGTGTTCGCCAAGTGGAACAAGGGCGTGCTCGACTCTTTCCTCATCGAGATCACCCGCGATATCCTTTACTTCAACGACGACGATGGTGAACCACTGGTTGAGAAGATTCTTGATGCTGCAGGTCAGAAGGGTACCGGCAAGTGGACTGCCATCAACGCATTGGACATGGGCCAGCCAGTGACTCTCATTGGTGAGGCTGTGTTCTCCAGATGTTTGTCTTCGCTCAAGGGCGAGCGCACCCGTGCCAGCGAGAGACTCTCTGGCCCAACACCAAAGTTCGAGGGTGACAAGGAGCAATTCCTCGAGAATCTCGAGCAGGCTCTTTACGCTTCCAAGATCATCTCCTACGCACAGGGCTTCATGCTCATGCAGGCT GCCGCCAAGGAGTACGGCTGGAAGCTCAACAAGCCAGAGATCGCCCTCATGTGGCGCGGTGGCTGCATCATCCGATCGGTCTTCCTCAAGGACATCACCAACGCATACCGCCAGAACCCAGATCTCGAGAACCTGCTCTTCAGCGATTTCTTCCACAACGCCATCGACAAGGCCCAGCCAGGCTGGAGAGACGTCGTCTCCAAGGGTGCCCTCTGGGGTGTCCCAACTCCAGCTTTCTCCACCGCTCTGTCCTTTTACGACGGCTTCAGGACAAAGGACCTCCCAGCCAACCTCCTCCAGGCACAGCGTGATTACTTCGGTGCCCACACTTTCCGCATCAAGCCAGAACACGCCAGCGAGAAGTACCCAGAGGGCAAGGACATTCACGTCAACTGGACCGGCCGTGGCGGTAATGTTTCGGCTTCGACGTACAATGCTTAA
- a CDS encoding Fe(II)/2-oxoglutarate-dependent dioxygenase nvfI translates to MVTDFVEVLVSDLRRQEHKASLETCGFEIRGLRSTMAYEDFGGQERVDAVYVEDVKTQLREDFGASHIDIMRVRVRRRHPHFPLSIGTSFEHHQPSTAAHIDTTMDSAKAMVKDLLLHTGQSCRQGYFQILNVWKPLRGPLEDWPLAVCDQQTVDTTTDLAQSTILHQDYANHNCQVHYNKNQRWFYLSRQQPDEIMIFRQFDSRRPGNNGTPHSSFADPSTPAQATPRESVEVMAVLHFQPKI, encoded by the exons ATGGTCACTGATTTCGTTGAAGTCCTCGTTAGCGATCTTCGCCGTCAGGAGCATAAGGCCAGCTTGGAGACATGCGGCTTCGAGATACGTGGGTTGCGCTCAACTATGGCCTACGAAGATTTCGGGGGTCAAGAGCGCGTCGATGCAGTATACGTGGAAGATGTCAAGACACAACTTCGGGAAGACTTTGGGGCCTCGCACATTGACATTATGCGCGTGAGG GTACGAAGACGCCATCCGCACTTTCCTTTGTCCATCGGGACATCGTTCGAGCATCATCAGCCGTCCACCGCGGCTCATATTG ATACCACAATGGATAGTGCCAAGGCCATGGTGAAAGATCTTCTGCTACATACTGGGCAAAGTTGTCGGCAGGGATACTTTCAGATCTTAAA CGTGTGGAAACCATTGCGTGGGCCTCTCGAGGACTGGCCGCTTGCAGTCTGCGACCAGCAGACTGTGGACACCACCACGGATCTTGCCCAGTCAACAATACTCCACCAGGACTACGCGAACCACAACTGCCAAGTCCATTACAACAAGAACCAGCGGTGGTTCTATCTCAGTCGGCAACAGCCGGATGAAATCATGATATTCCGGCAGTTTGATAGTCGACGGCCTGGAAATAATG GCACGCCGCATTCCTCTTTCGCAGATCCTTCGACCCCCGCTCAAGCCACACCTCGTGAGAGTGTCGAAGTCATGGCCGTGCTGCATTTTCAGCCAAAAATCTGA
- a CDS encoding Fe(II)/2-oxoglutarate-dependent dioxygenase nvfI: MDASSEDAAQVTALFSYVASVPEDEKAYHMMYGDCEGIPTTNIERQWVNTIFTDLRGRETALSYDKAGFVVHRMHSKMSYGDFDDEKLIRNVYFKELEDHVRGWLGAEHVKFFRFGIRKRHAQFPTSTGKEYDFAQPTTIAHVDATSASTVEEMTRQFGHDAEEFMARRYQWINVWKPLRGPVNDWPLCLCDASTVQQSSCDTTDMVYPEYFTENISLRHNEQQRWYFLSDHRADEIIIFK; this comes from the coding sequence ATGGACGCAAGCAGCGAAGACGCCGCTCAGGTCACCGCTCTCTTCTCGTACGTCGCTTCGGTTCCAGAGGACGAGAAAGCCTACCACATGATGTATGGCGATTGTGAGGGCATACCGACGACGAACATCGAACGCCAATGGGTGAACACCATCTTCACCGACTTGCGTGGACGGGAGACGGCGTTGTCGTACGATAAAGCCGGGTTCGTTGTGCATCGAATGCACAGCAAGATGTCGTACGGCGACTTCGACGACGAGAAGTTGATCCGGAATGTCTACTTCAAAGAACTCGAAGACCACGTCCGCGGCTGGCTCGGTGCTGAACATGTGAAGTTCTTCAGATTCGGCATTCGTAAACGTCACGCCCAGTTCCCGACATCGACAGGTAAAGAGTATGACTTCGCGCAGCCAACCACCATCGCTCATGTCGATGCCACTTCTGCATCTACAGTGGAAGAGATGACGAGGCAGTTCGGCCACGATGCGGAAGAGTTCATGGCAAGGAGGTACCAGTGGATCAATGTATGGAAGCCTCTTCGTGGTCCAGTCAATGATTGGCCGCTTTGTCTTTGCGATGCATCGACAGTACAGCAATCTTCTTGTGATACCACGGACATGGTCTATCCTGAGTACTTTACCGAGAACATCTCACTGCGGCACAATGAGCAGCAGCGGTGGTACTTTCTCTCCGACCATCGTGCAGACGAAATCATTATCTTCAAATAG
- a CDS encoding Cyanophycinase, which produces MLLTSLLCAAFTATSLAYPLSSTNGTNTTYIGPENGHLVSESIYEKIIELAGGPDAPIVVIPTAGGEETYSNNFTTAVAFRRWGATNVTVLHTYDQAIADTDEFVAPLKDARGVFFGGGTQWRLVDVYVGTKAETAFQSVLDSGGVIGGSSAGASIQGSFLARGDTANNQVMIGDHTVGFGYLKNTAIDQHVLVRNRQFDMSQILEAYPELLGAGCDEDTALVINKNHADIIGSMYCLIYDGKFWLEEGTDLKQIPSPAQRFFFLKPGDAYDLGERRVLSNRTSTG; this is translated from the exons ATGCTACTGACTTCTCTCCTCTGCGCTGCATTCACAGCTACATCTCTAGCCTACCCTCTGTCCTCGACGAACGGTACGAACACAACCTACATTGGTCCCGAGAACGGCCATCTCGTA AGTGAGAGCATATACGAGAAGATCATCGAGCTCGCTGGCGGTCCTGATGCCCCAATAGTGGTCATCCCAACAGCAGGCGGCGAAGAGACCTATAGCAACAACTTCACGACCGCAGTAGCGTTCCGTCGCTGGGGAGCTACAAACGTAACAGTGCTCCATACCTACGATCAAGCGATAGCGGATACGGACGAGTTTGTAGCACCACTGAAAGATGCAAGGGGGGTCTTCTTCGGCGGAGGAACACAATGGAGGCTTGTGGATGTATACGTAGGGACAAAAGCAGAGACTGCGTTCCAGAGCGTACTGGATAGCGGAGGCGTCATCGGTGGGTCCAGCGCTGGTGCCAGCATACAGGGCAGCTTCCTTGCACGAGGCGATACTGCAAACAACCAAGTCATGATTGGAGACCACACTGTCGGCTTCGGATACCTCAAGAACACTGCGATTGATCAGCATGTTCTGGTGAGGAATAGGCAGTTCGATATGTCTCAGATTTTGGAGGCATATCCAGAGCTGCTCGGCGCCGGCTGTGATGAGGACACCGCGCTGGTGATCAACAAGAATCATGCCGACATCATCGGAAGCATGTATTGCTTGATCTACGACGGGAAGTTTTGGTTAGAAGAGGGGACGGATCTAAAGCAAATTCCGAGCCCAGCGCAGAGGTTCTTCTTTTTGAAACCAGGAGATGCGTACGACCTTGGAGAACGAAGGGTCTTGTCGAACAGAACAAGCACTGGTTGA